The following DNA comes from Neovison vison isolate M4711 chromosome 13, ASM_NN_V1, whole genome shotgun sequence.
TGAGGCTGTCAGTCCAACAGCCTGTGAAGAGTTGAATCTGGCCAACAACCATGACTGAACTTGAAAGCAGGTCCTTCCCCAGTTGAACCTTCAGACAAGCCCCCAGCACCTGCTAAAACCTGAGTTTACATGTGTGAGAGATCCTAAAACAGCAGACTCAGCTAAGCTATGCCCGATTGCTGACCCACACAAACTGGGAGATATTATATGTGTGCGGTTTTGAGATAATTTGTTAGGCAGCAACAGCGAATGGTTACACGGTTAGTATCtttatctgtctctttctctagCATGATCAGGAGAGAGCTGTTTAAGGTCAGTGAGTTCTTGTCATGTGTTCGGCCTGTTCAACCACCACTGGAGAGTTTCCTGCCAGGATATTCTTCAAAGTGAAAGGAGGAGGGTCCTCAGGGTAGTTCCTAATGCTCCAGGAAAGCCCTCTGTGCTCTCCATCAGTTCCCACCTTTGGGCCTCCCACTGGAACTCTCCACAATTGTGTTTCTCCACTTAAGCATCATTTAGCTTACAAACCAGAGGCAGCAAGTCAATTACTTCTGGAGTCTGCAAGTTCAGCCTGGGAGGGAGTTTATTAATCCCTCCATTGACTCGTTCTATGGCAAAGATATGAATGCAGAAACGCACTTCCCAATCCAGTTCATAAGCAGAGGTGCAAAATGTCTGGAAATTGACCTCATGAGATAAAGAGCtcctttgagagaaagaggggaattGGGGAGATGCTAAAATATAATGCAATGCATAGGCACGAGGCAGACTCTTTACTCTGGAggcttgtttcctcatctgtaaaatgggggatgACCTCCAGGTCCTATAGACTTTGCTTCTTAGTCTGTCATCATCTGGGTTGCTGTGGGCTGGCTCTCTGGGTCCTAAGAAGAATGTTTCAGAGAGAATGAAGACGTACCTGTCTCCTAAAGGGGTTTTAGGATTAAACGAAATAAAACGTCAACCCCAAAGCACAGAGCTTGCAAAATAGTGAGCCTGACCGTGACTGCTTCCACGCAGGGGTTCCAGGCcccggtggggggaggggggttgggtcaGCCGGGGAGCGGGGCACTGCCCGCACCCGGGCCCGGTGGCCTGCCCCGCCCACGTGGGGCCGCGGCCCGTCGAATGACTCCGTGCAACGTGTTGGTggcagcggcggcggctgcggctcTTCCGGGCGCCGCAGCTTCCTGCCGAGCACCGCGCAGCCGCCTCCGCCGCGGAAGCCCCGGGTGCAGGCCTCGGCGCGGGTGCGGGACCCGGGCTCAGCCGCGCGCGCCCCGCGGGGCCCCGGCCGCCCGACCGCACGATGCGCGccgcgccgccgcccgcgccgctcctgccgctgctgctgctgctcgcGCTCCTGGCCgcgcccgccgcccgcgcccgcaGAGCCGAGTCCGCCCCGGCGCCGCCgcccgagcccgagcccgagcgCCGACCGCGGCCGTCGCCCGGCCCCGGGCCCGGGAACGCCACCCGGACGGGGTCCGGGGCgccggcgggcggcggcggcggcggctccaaCAGCAGCGGCGACGCCCTGGTGACCCGCATCTCCAGCCTGCTCCGCGACCTGCCCACCCTGAAGGCGGCCGTGATAGTGGCGTGCGCCTTCACCGCGCTGCTCATCGCCTGCCTGCTGCTGCGCGTCTTCAGGTGGGTCCGGCCGCCCCCGTCCTTGCCCCGCCGGCCTGCTGTCGCCGCGCGCCCGCCACACCTGCGCGCACAGATGCTCCGGGCCCTGCCCTGCAGGAGCGCGCTCTGTCCGGGTTCTCCCCGGACACGGTTCAGAAATGCTCGCCTCCTTCAGCGGCGGCAGTCACGGATACTGGCTGCCTTTGAACGCTAACAGGAGCGCTAAGGATTCTGATAATTTCGCATTTGTTGTTTACAcggaatttatttttgtacccatttcacagatgggggaAAAGTCTCCAGAGAGGCAGGGTGGTTTATCCAAGTAGACTCAGTGGTGGTggtagaatttgaacccaggtcccgTCTGCCTTTAACcttacccactttttttttttttttaagattttatttatttatttgacagagagagatcacaagcaggcagagaggcaggcaaagagagagaggaggaagcaggctccccgctgagcagagagcccgatgtgggcctcgatcccaggaccctgagatcatgacctgagccgaaggcagcggcttaacccactgagccacccaggcgcccccttacccACCTTTATCCTTCCCTCCTTTGCTTCCCAGGCTCCTTAATGCCCCACctgccttttcccttttccttcattgTGCTACCCAGAAAAGCAGTGTCTAGGGCTCAGGCATGTGCCTGGGACATGTGCTGGAGCTGTGCTTTGCACCGGGGATTGGGGCTGGACTCTGGGGTGCATGGCGACCTtggtggtctcagggactttcTGTTGGGGCATGTAAATGTCTCTCCTATGCTCCTGCTGACAGAGCTTGCCCCAGTGAAGACTCACAGGGCCATGAAGGGTCCTGAAGAGGATTTTATCGGCTGCTCAAGTTCAGGGAGAAAGTGTCTGGGAAATGAGGAAGGGGGTTGTCAGTCCCTGGAGTAGAGATGGAAAAAGCTACCTGGAATGCAAGGAGGTCGTTTCCCCCAAATGCCTGGAAAATCCCGTTTTTGCAGGAAATGAACCAAATAAATGTGTCCTGTTGCTCAGGCGGGCCGCTGGGAAATCTGGGTGTGTGTGTCCGTTGTTCACTGCCCACCGGCCTGTTCCAAGTGTACACAGTGTGCTTTACTGTTTGATCAGCTGTTGGAGGTTTGGGGCCAGGGTCTGGCTCTCCCTGGGGGAGCATTTTCAGCACAGGAGCGGAAACCAGACCTGGAAAGGCAGGGTCGGGAGTTATCTGTTGAGGTTTGCTGTTGCCGTGTGACTCTGAGTCAAGGTGTTTCCTTGTGGCTCGGTAGGATTAAATGCCCGAGATCCTGAGAAAATGGAGTAGGGGGGGCATGTTTTCACATCCACCTCCCCCATCCTCTGCCCTGGCACAGCCCACATTGTTCTTCACCATGCTGATGCCCTTGATGTACTGGGGCATTgacttcctgcccccccccatccTTTCCACTGCCCTCACTCCTCTGCTTCCAAAGTTCAGTGGTTCCCTGTGTAGCTGTTACTTGGGTGTGGCATTCAAGGCTCTTACAAACTGGCCCCAGCTCATTTGGTGGCCATCAGccagcccttctttttttttttttttttaagattttatttatttatttgacagagagagactacaagtaggcagagaggcaggcagagagagaaggaggacgaagcaggctccctgctgagcagagagtccgatgcgggattcgatcccaggaccccgagatcatgacctgagccgaaggcagcagcttaacccactgagccacccaggcgccccagccagcCCTTCTGAGCCTCCTCTCTGTCACTTGCTTGTTTCCTTATGCTCCATGGTGTTGGTCTGTGCTGGGCCAGTTTCTGCTGCACACCTGCCGTGACGGCCCCAAGGCCCAGCTCCCAGGCTCCTTCCTCTGTGTGGTTTTCTGGACATCCGAGTGAGGCCCTCACTTTCTTTTCTGGCCCACCGCAGCCCTAGCCTTGCGCATCTTCTGTAAAACCCTTCTCACGCCATGTTGGGTGGCTGGGTTTAGTGCCAAGCTCCTATACTCAGTGCACAGGCCTGGCAGCAGGGATGTTCAGTCCCTCCTAGGGTCTCAATGTCCCCCGCCGGCCTGGCATTCAATGGAGGCACCTTAGTCCTTTACTGACTTCCTGATTGTTCAGCTGGAGTGAGCCTTGATGCCTAGAGCAGCTCTGAGCATGGAGGTTTGAAACATTTTGCTCAAAATAGGCCTACAAGGCAGTGTACTTTTTAAGAAGGCATTTGAACTATTTTGCTGGTCTGCTCCTTATTACccaggggtggggaagaaaagcaAGCAGCATGGGGCCAGATGTGAGCTGCGTGTTGGGGCGGGAGGAGAGCGGATACTCAGACCTCGTTGGAGGGTTTGCGCAGTGTCGGAAGAAGATTCTGGTTTCATAGAAGCTGGTCATGTGTGTGATCTGCTGCTTCTTCCAGGGCTGATGTTCTCGCTGGGGTGAGTTTGCAGGTGGGCCGCGGCCACCCTGGTCTCTGAGGCAGATGGGAACTTAAAGCATTTGACAGCTGGGAAGGGCTTGATGGTACGCAGTCCCCATGGGCTTCTTTGCAGAGGAGAAAGTTACATTCTAGGGAGCAGAGTGAGTTACCCACCAGATTCTCGAACATGCTGTAAATCCGTGGCTGAGGCGGGCGGGTGGCCCATCTTGCTGGTGGTCTGTGCCGTGGCCTTTCCCCCCTCCACAGTCCTCAGCAGGCTCAGCCCAGCAGGCCTCCCAACCACCTGCTGCTCTGGCTGGGTGTCCTGCTTCCGGGTAGTCACTGAGTCCTGGCCATTCCACCGTGTGCCCACGTGCCTCCCCCATGGAAGCCCCCCTCACCTGCCGGA
Coding sequences within:
- the FAM174B gene encoding membrane protein FAM174B: MRAAPPPAPLLPLLLLLALLAAPAARARRAESAPAPPPEPEPERRPRPSPGPGPGNATRTGSGAPAGGGGGGSNSSGDALVTRISSLLRDLPTLKAAVIVACAFTALLIACLLLRVFRSGKRLKKTRKYDIITTPAERVEMAPLNEEDDEDEDATVFDIKYR